A region of Actinobacillus porcitonsillarum DNA encodes the following proteins:
- a CDS encoding serine dehydratase subunit alpha family protein codes for MKTFDHQTENDILRVVQQEVVPALGCTEPISLALASATARHYLGQLPERIEAKVSPNLMKNGMGVTVPNTGTVGLTMAAAIGAIGGDPTAGLEVLKNISAEQVVLAKQMMSEQKVNVAIFDTEHILYSEATLFAADQQVTVRIAAHHTNVIYIEKNGEVIFSVPCLVESENANSVFAHLTAKDIYDFSLSVELDKIRFIQEAAKLNSALSQEGLRTDYGLHIGRTLQKQIGKGLISDDLLNRIVIETTAASDARMGGANLPAMSNSGSGNQGITATMPVVVVARHLQASEEQQIRALFLSHLMAIYIHSKLPKLSALCAVTTAAMGSCAGVAWLLTGKFEAISMAISSMIGDISGIICDGAANSCAMKVSTSVSSSYKSILMALDDTQVTGNEGIVEHQIDRSINNLCAIASRSMQYTDRQVIEIMVSKPKGV; via the coding sequence ATGAAAACCTTTGATCATCAAACTGAAAACGATATTTTACGTGTTGTTCAACAAGAAGTTGTGCCGGCATTGGGTTGTACAGAACCGATTTCACTTGCCCTCGCTTCAGCAACGGCACGTCACTATTTAGGGCAATTGCCTGAACGTATTGAGGCGAAAGTTTCGCCGAATTTAATGAAAAATGGCATGGGGGTAACTGTTCCCAACACCGGCACAGTCGGTTTAACCATGGCGGCAGCCATCGGTGCGATTGGCGGTGATCCCACAGCCGGTTTGGAAGTGCTAAAAAATATCAGTGCCGAGCAGGTTGTGCTTGCTAAACAGATGATGAGCGAACAGAAAGTCAATGTTGCGATTTTCGATACCGAACATATTTTGTATTCAGAAGCCACGTTATTCGCTGCTGATCAACAAGTTACCGTGCGAATTGCAGCGCATCATACAAACGTGATTTATATTGAGAAAAACGGCGAGGTCATTTTCTCCGTACCTTGTTTGGTGGAAAGTGAAAATGCCAATAGCGTTTTTGCACATTTAACGGCAAAAGATATTTATGACTTCTCATTAAGTGTGGAGCTAGACAAAATCCGTTTTATTCAAGAAGCCGCTAAGCTTAATTCGGCGCTTTCACAGGAAGGATTACGCACCGATTACGGTTTACATATCGGCAGAACGTTACAAAAACAGATTGGTAAAGGTCTGATTAGCGATGATTTGCTTAACCGCATTGTGATTGAAACGACTGCGGCGAGTGATGCTCGAATGGGCGGGGCAAATTTACCGGCAATGAGTAATTCAGGCTCGGGCAACCAAGGCATTACGGCAACCATGCCGGTTGTGGTTGTGGCTCGTCATTTGCAAGCCAGTGAAGAACAACAAATTCGCGCATTATTCCTTTCACATTTAATGGCGATTTATATTCACAGCAAATTACCAAAACTTTCCGCACTCTGTGCCGTAACGACAGCCGCCATGGGCAGTTGTGCCGGCGTAGCGTGGTTGCTTACCGGCAAATTTGAGGCGATCAGTATGGCAATCAGCAGTATGATTGGCGATATTAGCGGCATTATTTGCGATGGAGCGGCAAACAGCTGTGCGATGAAAGTTTCTACCAGCGTAAGTTCAAGCTATAAATCGATTTTAATGGCACTTGATGATACTCAAGTTACCGGCAACGAAGGGATTGTCGAACACCAAATTGACCGCTCAATCAATAATCTCTGTGCGATTGCCTCAAGAAGTATGCAATATACCGACCGCCAGGTGATTGAGATAATGGTCAGTAAGCCGAAGGGCGTTTAA
- a CDS encoding ComEA family DNA-binding protein, with translation MKALKTLLALGVAMTVSATSFADTTNPLTSLKDTAKSAATSQVNAVKESAASAVTNAKTTASSAVSNTKSSATSALTNAKSNVTEKVTSAKTTATTARDTLNSAKTTATEKATSAKTAVTEKATSAKAAATEKATSVATKVKASSKVNVNTADAATLQSLSGIGEAKAKAIVEYRNKVGKIKSASELSNISGIGDATIEKITPYLTF, from the coding sequence ATGAAAGCATTAAAAACATTATTAGCATTAGGCGTTGCAATGACTGTATCAGCAACTTCATTTGCAGATACGACTAACCCATTAACTTCGTTAAAAGATACCGCAAAAAGTGCAGCAACCAGCCAAGTAAATGCGGTTAAAGAGTCTGCGGCATCTGCTGTAACGAATGCAAAAACCACCGCTTCATCTGCTGTAAGCAATACAAAATCATCAGCAACAAGCGCATTAACAAATGCAAAAAGTAATGTGACAGAAAAAGTCACTTCGGCAAAAACAACTGCAACAACGGCTCGTGATACATTAAATTCAGCAAAAACAACCGCAACTGAAAAAGCAACCTCTGCGAAAACAGCTGTAACAGAAAAAGCAACTTCAGCTAAAGCGGCAGCAACAGAGAAAGCAACAAGCGTAGCAACGAAAGTAAAAGCATCATCAAAAGTGAATGTGAATACTGCAGATGCAGCAACATTACAAAGTTTAAGCGGTATTGGTGAAGCAAAAGCGAAAGCGATTGTTGAATACCGTAATAAAGTAGGCAAAATCAAAAGTGCATCAGAATTATCAAACATTTCAGGTATCGGCGATGCAACAATTGAAAAAATTACGCCTTACTTAACATTCTAA
- a CDS encoding FKBP-type peptidyl-prolyl cis-trans isomerase, with the protein MALDFNSVSFDSVEAKGGYGIGLQIGQQLLSSGMDVDAEAVARGIYDVLNQNPPAVDLNEVTKALQELGQRAEEAQAAAFKAIEEENKAFLAENQKAAGVKVTDSGLQYEVLTEGTGAKPTADSKVRVHYTGSLIDGTVFDSSVKRGTPAEFPVGGVIKGWTEALQMMPVGSKWRLTIPHELAYGERGAGASIPPFATLIFEVELLDIL; encoded by the coding sequence ATGGCTTTAGATTTCAACTCAGTTTCATTCGATAGCGTAGAAGCAAAAGGTGGTTACGGTATCGGTTTACAAATTGGTCAGCAACTTTTAAGCAGCGGTATGGACGTTGATGCCGAAGCGGTAGCACGTGGTATTTATGATGTATTAAACCAAAACCCACCGGCAGTGGATTTAAACGAAGTAACCAAAGCATTACAAGAGTTAGGTCAGCGTGCAGAAGAAGCACAAGCGGCAGCGTTCAAAGCAATTGAAGAAGAGAACAAAGCATTCTTAGCAGAAAACCAAAAAGCAGCAGGCGTGAAAGTAACCGATAGCGGCTTACAATACGAAGTTTTAACCGAAGGCACCGGTGCAAAACCAACCGCAGACAGCAAAGTACGTGTTCATTACACAGGTTCTTTAATTGACGGCACAGTCTTTGACAGCTCTGTAAAACGTGGTACTCCGGCAGAATTCCCGGTAGGTGGCGTTATTAAAGGTTGGACAGAAGCATTACAAATGATGCCGGTAGGTTCAAAATGGCGCTTAACCATTCCACACGAATTAGCTTATGGCGAACGTGGCGCAGGCGCTTCAATCCCTCCATTTGCAACTTTAATTTTTGAAGTTGAATTATTAGATATTCTTTAA
- a CDS encoding DMT family transporter — MNRYLLFVLLSICCLALGGIFVKLSQFPAITTGMYRVLFSLPIFFLLTKVNKYEYVMNSKEKMIAICAGVFLALDLILWNISFSYTTVANANLLANLVPFTVIPISYFIYKEKISREFILGGGIIFIGIIVLMGGKVNPTLNNFKGDGLAILTSIFYGLFIATVYKLRTKVSTIQLMSYASIGCLIILLPVSLILEGIYIPYTFKDFYPLIGLALLSQILGQGGLSYCLGKIKASYASLLVLTQPVISALYAYFIFNENLSFKEILGMFIILVGLYIANKKK, encoded by the coding sequence ATGAATCGCTATCTATTATTTGTATTATTATCTATTTGTTGCTTAGCTTTAGGCGGTATATTTGTTAAATTAAGTCAATTTCCAGCAATAACAACAGGAATGTATAGGGTTTTATTTTCATTACCAATATTCTTTTTATTAACAAAAGTGAATAAATATGAATATGTTATGAATAGTAAAGAAAAAATGATAGCAATCTGCGCAGGTGTGTTTCTTGCTCTAGATCTCATTTTATGGAATATCTCTTTCTCATATACTACGGTAGCAAATGCGAATTTATTAGCTAATCTTGTCCCATTTACTGTTATTCCAATTTCATATTTTATCTACAAAGAAAAAATCTCAAGGGAATTTATTTTAGGTGGAGGTATAATTTTTATTGGCATTATTGTATTGATGGGTGGAAAAGTAAATCCTACTTTAAATAATTTTAAAGGAGATGGGCTAGCTATATTAACATCTATATTTTATGGTTTATTTATTGCAACAGTATATAAATTAAGAACCAAGGTATCAACTATTCAGCTTATGAGTTATGCTAGCATAGGATGTTTAATTATACTCTTGCCCGTATCACTGATCCTAGAAGGAATATATATACCTTATACATTTAAAGATTTCTATCCTTTAATTGGGTTGGCATTACTATCTCAAATTTTAGGACAAGGTGGTTTGAGTTATTGCTTAGGTAAAATCAAAGCAAGTTATGCTTCTTTACTTGTTCTAACTCAACCTGTAATTTCAGCACTTTATGCCTATTTTATTTTTAACGAAAATTTATCGTTTAAAGAAATCTTAGGAATGTTTATTATTCTTGTAGGGTTATATATTGCAAATAAAAAGAAATGA
- a CDS encoding serine O-acetyltransferase, with protein sequence MKNLQQELDSILTEILNKITDNAFIKVLSNALDREKLLKDILGDLLAFAQKDPAAKGKPRNILYGYTSYKAILYYRIAHSILLINTDDFSFNEKKYQYALMLSAKGKLLSGAEINPFAKIGARFVLDHGIGTVIGETAEIGDDNYILGGVILGARGISGNPKEARHPKLGNNVQIGSFAKLFGPINIGDNVFIGANCMVTEDIPANHSVLLKSENQIIRS encoded by the coding sequence ATGAAAAACCTTCAACAGGAACTAGATTCTATTTTGACTGAGATTCTTAATAAAATCACAGATAATGCCTTTATAAAGGTACTATCTAATGCATTAGATAGAGAAAAATTATTAAAAGATATTCTAGGTGATTTATTAGCTTTTGCACAGAAGGATCCTGCTGCCAAAGGAAAACCGAGAAATATCTTATATGGTTATACATCATATAAAGCTATTTTATATTATAGAATTGCCCATTCTATTTTATTGATAAATACGGATGATTTTTCTTTTAATGAGAAGAAATATCAATATGCATTGATGTTATCTGCTAAAGGAAAGCTTCTTTCAGGTGCTGAAATAAATCCTTTTGCAAAAATTGGCGCAAGATTTGTATTAGATCATGGTATAGGGACTGTTATAGGAGAAACAGCGGAAATCGGCGATGATAATTATATTTTAGGAGGGGTAATTCTTGGGGCTAGAGGTATATCAGGAAACCCTAAAGAAGCTAGACACCCAAAACTGGGAAATAATGTACAAATAGGATCTTTTGCTAAATTATTCGGCCCTATAAATATAGGTGATAATGTATTTATTGGTGCTAATTGTATGGTAACTGAAGATATTCCTGCTAACCATTCTGTATTACTAAAATCGGAAAATCAAATTATACGGAGTTAA
- a CDS encoding PLP-dependent cysteine synthase family protein: MYKLEKYMGNTPLVKVQNILGDGYANVYVKLEEFNPAGSIKSRVANQMIVDAEEQGKLKKGMYLLEATGGNTGMGLAFISAIRGYNLTLVIPDNFSKEKINVLKQYGAQIILSDHTTGVGSHIRLANKLLEENKEYYHLDQFHNLSNPKAHYLGTGEELLSQLNGNIQCFVAGIGSGGTIGGVSKRLREFDPNISIYGVQPEGCDYIHNKTIPHKIEAISVGIESVFFDKCMLNGMLSVKYSEVLELINWLAKNQGIFVGLSSGANILAAMKLATKYPNTCNIVTVAPDSGKSYLPHFS, from the coding sequence ATGTATAAATTAGAAAAGTATATGGGTAATACACCATTAGTGAAGGTTCAAAATATATTGGGAGATGGCTACGCTAATGTTTATGTGAAACTAGAAGAGTTTAATCCTGCAGGTAGTATAAAATCACGTGTAGCTAATCAAATGATTGTTGATGCTGAAGAGCAAGGAAAGTTAAAGAAAGGAATGTATTTACTAGAAGCTACTGGTGGGAATACAGGAATGGGATTAGCATTTATTTCAGCTATAAGAGGGTATAATTTGACTTTAGTTATACCTGATAATTTTAGCAAAGAAAAAATTAATGTATTGAAACAGTATGGTGCTCAAATAATTTTATCTGATCATACAACGGGGGTTGGTTCTCATATTCGCTTAGCTAATAAATTATTAGAAGAAAATAAAGAATATTATCATTTAGATCAATTTCATAATTTATCAAATCCTAAAGCACATTATTTAGGAACAGGGGAAGAACTATTATCTCAGTTGAATGGAAATATTCAATGCTTTGTTGCTGGTATAGGTAGCGGTGGAACCATAGGAGGAGTTAGTAAAAGATTAAGAGAGTTTGATCCAAATATATCGATCTATGGGGTTCAGCCTGAGGGATGTGATTATATTCATAATAAAACGATTCCCCATAAAATCGAGGCTATTAGTGTAGGAATTGAATCAGTATTTTTTGATAAATGTATGTTAAACGGCATGTTATCTGTGAAATATTCAGAAGTTTTAGAGCTAATAAATTGGTTAGCAAAAAATCAAGGTATATTTGTAGGGTTATCTTCAGGAGCCAATATTTTGGCTGCGATGAAGCTAGCTACAAAATATCCTAATACTTGTAATATTGTTACTGTAGCACCGGATAGTGGTAAGAGTTACCTTCCACATTTTAGCTAA
- a CDS encoding PLP-dependent aminotransferase family protein, which produces MKKKTRVQEVCDWVIDKIERNIYLPRHKIPSIRQLALKLNISTFSVAQGYDLLVSMGYIKSLSGSGFFVCEKVDISDEINLAPSLINNVLDTGWLMSHLFSELPKNKAPGSGLLPDEWLLDSEIISNAIRKSAKEASEFIYSYGHIQGYQPLRELFSKQLDELGIKVNPSTIITMPGVSSAIQTVLRALVKENDYVIVDDPSWFWLLGCLHQLNLKVLSVPRDSNGPDIEKFENILKEYNPKLYITNSTLNNPTSYNISPSVMYKVLNLLHKYDAYLLEDDIYSHLEEPRKTLRYASLDQLERVFYTTGVSKVLGANWRVGFLCTPNNFLEKILRQKMLSNMTSTELTERAIHKIWLHPSYKKHIDEMKIKLTRKHEKLKKELEKIGLEYPKDCNIGIFLWINTHLDTTQMAIEASKEEFLLAPGYLFSQHSDFSTYLRLNVTRTNEEFISWLSTYKLRNYKKID; this is translated from the coding sequence TTGAAGAAAAAAACGAGAGTTCAAGAAGTTTGTGATTGGGTTATTGATAAGATTGAAAGAAATATTTATTTACCTAGACATAAAATTCCATCAATTCGACAATTAGCACTAAAACTGAACATATCAACTTTTTCAGTAGCTCAAGGTTACGATTTACTCGTATCTATGGGGTATATCAAATCATTAAGTGGTTCTGGCTTTTTTGTCTGTGAAAAAGTTGATATTTCTGATGAAATTAATTTAGCGCCATCCCTTATAAATAATGTATTAGATACAGGGTGGTTAATGAGCCATTTATTTAGTGAACTACCAAAGAATAAGGCTCCTGGAAGTGGATTATTGCCTGATGAATGGCTATTAGATTCAGAAATTATTTCAAATGCCATTAGAAAATCTGCAAAAGAAGCATCCGAATTTATATACTCCTATGGACATATTCAAGGTTATCAACCACTAAGAGAATTATTTTCAAAACAACTAGATGAACTAGGCATTAAAGTAAATCCGAGTACAATAATTACAATGCCTGGGGTATCCTCTGCGATTCAAACGGTACTAAGAGCCTTAGTTAAAGAAAATGATTATGTTATTGTTGATGATCCTAGCTGGTTTTGGCTACTTGGCTGTTTACACCAATTAAATTTAAAAGTATTAAGCGTACCTAGAGATTCAAATGGTCCTGATATTGAAAAATTTGAGAATATATTGAAAGAGTATAATCCTAAGCTCTATATAACTAACAGCACATTAAATAATCCAACCTCCTATAATATTTCTCCTTCTGTTATGTATAAAGTATTAAATCTACTTCATAAATATGATGCTTATTTATTAGAGGATGATATTTACAGCCATCTTGAAGAACCTAGAAAAACGCTACGATATGCCTCTTTAGATCAATTAGAACGAGTATTTTATACAACTGGTGTATCTAAAGTGCTTGGTGCAAATTGGCGAGTTGGCTTTTTATGTACTCCAAATAACTTTCTTGAAAAAATATTAAGACAGAAGATGTTATCTAATATGACCAGTACAGAATTAACAGAAAGAGCAATCCATAAAATATGGTTACATCCAAGTTATAAAAAACATATTGATGAGATGAAAATTAAATTAACTAGAAAACATGAAAAGTTAAAAAAAGAACTAGAAAAAATAGGTCTTGAATACCCCAAAGATTGTAATATTGGTATATTTTTATGGATCAATACTCATTTAGATACTACTCAAATGGCGATAGAAGCAAGTAAAGAAGAATTCCTATTGGCACCAGGATATTTATTTTCTCAACATTCGGATTTTTCTACATATTTACGCTTGAATGTTACTCGTACCAATGAAGAATTTATATCATGGCTAAGTACCTACAAATTAAGGAATTATAAAAAGATTGACTAG
- the araD gene encoding L-ribulose-5-phosphate 4-epimerase has product MNQIELTPVLQALRERVLKANLDLPKYKLVTFTWGNVSEIDRETGLVAIKPSGVEYDAMTVEDIVIVDLQGNRVYGSKKPSSDTATHLELYRQFPEIGGIVHTHSRHATAWAQAGEDILALGTTQGDYFYGSVPCTRRMTPEEIAGEYELETGKVIVETFRKRGIEPSMVPGVLVHSHGPFTWGKDGHDAVHNSVVLEEVAYMNFVSHQIRPNIGSMQQELLDKHYLRKHGKNAYYGQ; this is encoded by the coding sequence ATGAACCAAATTGAATTAACACCGGTATTACAAGCATTAAGAGAGCGTGTTTTAAAGGCTAACTTAGATTTACCAAAGTATAAATTAGTCACTTTTACTTGGGGTAACGTGAGTGAAATCGACCGCGAAACGGGATTAGTCGCCATCAAGCCATCAGGCGTGGAATATGATGCGATGACCGTTGAAGATATTGTGATTGTCGATCTGCAAGGCAACCGTGTGTATGGTAGCAAAAAACCTTCTTCAGATACCGCAACCCACTTAGAGCTTTATCGCCAATTCCCTGAAATTGGGGGGATTGTACATACACATTCTCGCCATGCAACCGCTTGGGCACAAGCAGGGGAAGATATTTTGGCACTTGGCACCACTCAAGGCGATTACTTCTACGGCTCCGTCCCTTGTACACGCCGTATGACCCCGGAAGAAATTGCAGGCGAATATGAACTCGAAACCGGTAAAGTGATTGTCGAAACATTCCGTAAACGTGGCATTGAACCTTCTATGGTGCCGGGTGTACTGGTTCACTCCCACGGGCCTTTCACTTGGGGTAAAGACGGGCACGATGCGGTGCATAATTCTGTGGTATTAGAAGAAGTGGCGTATATGAATTTTGTCAGCCATCAAATCCGCCCGAATATCGGTTCAATGCAACAAGAGTTGCTCGATAAGCATTACTTACGTAAACACGGCAAAAATGCCTACTACGGACAATAA
- a CDS encoding L-ribulose-5-phosphate 3-epimerase: MRKHKLGIYEKALPKNISWQDRLSIAKTCDFDFVEMSVDETDERLARLDWTKEERMDLVKAIINTGVTIPSMCLSGHRRFPFGSRDKATRQKAYEIMEKAIQLAVDLGIRTIQLAGYDVYYEEQDEGTIQRFQEGLKWAVELAASNQVTIAVEIMDTQFMSSISRWKKLDEIIKSPWFTVYPDLGNLSAWNDNVAEELKLGIDKISAIHLKDTYKVTETCKGQFRDVPFGSGCVDFVGCFKTLAELNYRGAFLIEMWTEKSEDPVAEIINARRWIEQKMEEGGFEL; this comes from the coding sequence ATGAGAAAGCATAAATTAGGTATTTATGAAAAAGCCTTGCCAAAAAATATCAGTTGGCAAGATAGACTCTCTATCGCTAAAACCTGTGATTTTGACTTTGTAGAAATGTCAGTTGATGAAACAGATGAGCGCTTAGCGCGTCTTGATTGGACTAAAGAAGAACGAATGGATTTAGTTAAAGCCATAATTAATACGGGAGTAACTATTCCATCAATGTGTCTATCTGGGCATCGCCGTTTCCCGTTTGGCAGCAGAGATAAAGCGACTCGCCAAAAAGCCTATGAAATTATGGAAAAGGCTATTCAATTAGCAGTGGATCTTGGGATTAGGACAATTCAACTTGCAGGCTATGATGTTTATTATGAAGAACAGGATGAGGGTACTATTCAGCGCTTCCAAGAGGGTTTGAAGTGGGCGGTTGAGTTAGCGGCAAGTAATCAAGTGACTATTGCTGTTGAAATTATGGATACCCAATTTATGAGTTCGATTTCTCGTTGGAAAAAATTGGATGAGATCATCAAGTCGCCGTGGTTTACTGTTTATCCTGATTTAGGCAATCTCTCTGCGTGGAATGACAATGTCGCCGAAGAGCTTAAACTCGGTATCGATAAGATCTCGGCTATTCACTTAAAAGATACTTATAAAGTTACTGAAACCTGTAAAGGTCAATTCCGTGATGTACCATTTGGAAGTGGTTGTGTAGATTTTGTTGGTTGCTTTAAAACTCTTGCAGAATTGAATTATCGAGGTGCATTTTTAATAGAAATGTGGACTGAAAAATCTGAAGATCCTGTAGCAGAGATCATCAATGCTCGTCGCTGGATTGAACAAAAGATGGAAGAAGGAGGATTTGAGCTATGA
- the ulaR gene encoding HTH-type transcriptional regulator UlaR: protein MNETYRHKQLLSVLEEKQILSTSEIIELLGISPATARRDINKLNKQGKLRKVRNGAEAMSYDFTLAADKKINNIDEKQRIAEIASQFCNDGESVILTAGSTMQMLGKVLCGRPLQIITNFLPLANDLIDHQHDNVVIMGGQYNKNKCVTLSLSNQKECTYFADVMFTSGKGFTSEGLYKTDMIIANSEQPLAKKANKLIALVDSSKLGKQVGMLFSEIAEIDLLITGQEADPNIIKQLREKGLKVILA from the coding sequence ATGAACGAAACGTATCGACACAAACAATTACTCTCGGTGTTAGAAGAAAAACAGATTCTTTCAACTTCGGAAATTATTGAATTATTGGGGATTTCGCCTGCAACGGCTCGTCGCGATATTAATAAATTAAATAAGCAAGGGAAACTACGGAAAGTTCGTAATGGTGCTGAAGCTATGAGCTATGATTTTACTCTAGCTGCAGATAAAAAAATTAACAATATTGATGAAAAGCAACGAATTGCAGAAATTGCAAGCCAATTTTGTAATGATGGTGAAAGCGTAATTTTAACAGCAGGTTCAACAATGCAAATGTTAGGTAAAGTGCTTTGTGGAAGACCGTTGCAAATTATTACAAATTTTCTACCGCTTGCTAATGATCTTATTGACCATCAACATGATAATGTAGTGATTATGGGAGGGCAATATAATAAAAATAAGTGTGTAACTCTCTCATTAAGCAATCAAAAAGAATGTACCTATTTTGCAGACGTGATGTTTACCAGTGGAAAGGGGTTTACGAGCGAGGGATTATATAAAACAGATATGATAATTGCTAACTCAGAACAGCCGTTGGCAAAAAAAGCGAATAAACTTATTGCATTAGTAGATAGCTCGAAGTTAGGTAAACAGGTAGGAATGCTATTCAGTGAGATAGCTGAAATAGATCTTTTGATTACAGGGCAAGAAGCCGATCCAAATATTATTAAGCAGTTAAGAGAAAAAGGGTTAAAAGTGATTTTAGCTTAA
- the ulaG gene encoding L-ascorbate 6-phosphate lactonase: MAKVNEITRESWILSTFPEWGTWLNEEIENEVVPEGNFAMWWLGCVGVWIKTPAGANICMDLWCGRGKSTKKVKDMVRGHQMANMAGVRKLQPNLRAQPMVLDPFAINEVDFILASHYHSDHIDVNVAAAIVNNPKLDHVKFVGPWHCAELWKKWGVPEERIIIVKPGDVVKLKDVEIHALDSFDRTCLVTLPVEGAEEQGGELAGLCPSDEEMGRKAVNYVFKTPGGNIYHGADSHYSIQFAKHGKQFDIDVALNNYGENPVGIADKMTSVDLLRMAECLRCKVIIPVHHDIWTNFMASTQEIIELWRMRKDRLQYKFHPFIWEVGGKYVYPQDKDLIEYHHPRGFDDCFEQEPNIQFKSML; the protein is encoded by the coding sequence ATGGCTAAAGTTAATGAAATTACTCGTGAAAGCTGGATTTTATCAACATTCCCAGAATGGGGAACATGGTTAAACGAAGAGATTGAAAACGAAGTTGTACCGGAAGGTAACTTTGCAATGTGGTGGCTTGGTTGTGTAGGTGTATGGATTAAAACCCCAGCAGGTGCAAACATTTGTATGGACTTATGGTGCGGTCGAGGTAAAAGCACGAAGAAAGTCAAAGATATGGTGCGTGGTCACCAAATGGCAAATATGGCAGGTGTTCGCAAGTTACAACCAAACCTTCGTGCGCAACCAATGGTGTTAGATCCATTTGCAATCAATGAAGTAGATTTCATTTTGGCTTCTCACTACCATAGTGACCACATTGATGTGAATGTGGCGGCAGCGATTGTAAATAATCCAAAATTAGATCACGTGAAATTTGTTGGCCCGTGGCACTGTGCAGAACTTTGGAAAAAATGGGGCGTGCCGGAAGAGCGTATCATCATTGTAAAACCGGGCGATGTGGTGAAATTAAAAGACGTTGAAATTCATGCCTTAGACTCATTTGACCGTACCTGTTTAGTTACCTTACCGGTGGAAGGCGCAGAAGAACAAGGCGGAGAATTAGCCGGTCTTTGCCCGTCTGATGAAGAAATGGGTCGTAAAGCAGTGAACTATGTGTTCAAAACCCCTGGCGGTAACATTTATCACGGTGCAGACTCTCACTACTCAATTCAGTTTGCGAAACATGGTAAACAATTTGACATTGATGTGGCATTAAACAATTATGGTGAGAACCCAGTCGGTATTGCCGATAAAATGACTTCTGTGGATTTACTACGTATGGCAGAATGTTTACGTTGTAAAGTGATTATTCCAGTTCATCATGACATCTGGACAAACTTTATGGCAAGTACGCAAGAAATTATTGAATTATGGCGTATGCGTAAAGATCGCTTACAATACAAATTCCATCCATTTATTTGGGAAGTGGGCGGAAAATATGTTTATCCACAAGATAAAGACTTAATTGAATATCATCACCCACGCGGTTTTGATGATTGCTTCGAGCAAGAACCAAATATTCAATTCAAATCAATGCTGTAA